Genomic window (Macadamia integrifolia cultivar HAES 741 unplaced genomic scaffold, SCU_Mint_v3 scaffold2353, whole genome shotgun sequence):
TAATCCACTTGATTCTTTAGCTGACTTGAAGCTAAttcaatggcctatatttctcatgatatcaccttcaactcaatatcaatgtatggatctcaaaattgatatacaaactgatgcatttgctaaaaagtgtttctaaagtgatgactcctaactcaaactgaacatatATTACTCTAAGAGTGTGTTGGCTATGTTGACAATAACAAACAACATCATAGCGAAGCCACATTACTCAACAAAACTTtgacatgtgtggtgtatgaatttagaattggtagtggattatattcaattatatatcataaaacttataatgagacatgagatatatatgcattattgTTGGATACTGTAGTTattttaaaacccgtaccgtctatattctatttttttccattctcaGTTTTTTTGACCGTTTATTTGACCATATCGTTCAAAATATTTTAccatttaaaacccataccatccgtttctgtttttttgttgttcccaTTTTTGCTAACAAGGGGTGCTCCTGCTCAACGCCCTGAGTCTGCCTCTAATGAAGACCACATAATCTCTTTTCTTCCGATGGTTGAATGCTCTAGGGGCTCTGTGTCAGTGGTGCACAAGGAGCTACCTATGGTGGATTAGGCAGTCATGCGAAGGGAAAGGCAAGTAACCTTGCTGGTAGTGGGAGGGAAACAGAAGGAAAAAAGTGGCCAGAAAAAAAAGTCTGGTAAAAATTCCAACTCCAACTAGTTTTTCAATGCGGGTTCTGTATTGGAATATCCGTGATGTGAAGAAGGTGACTGTAAAAACAGCCCTGCacttgattttgaaggattcaGCTCCAGAAGTTTTGTGCTTGGCTGAACCTATGGTAGTAAGTAAATTTTTGGCATTGTTTTTTAATAAGTTGGGTTACTCTATGGATTTTATACACAATGAGAGGCATCAAAAAGTGCCAAATTTGTGAGTCATATGGAGGTTAGGGATCCCTCGCCCTATTGTGACTGCTATGTCTGACCAGCATGTCTCTATTTTGGTTGAGGTGTTTGGTATTAAGACTAGGATGTCTTTTGTCCATGCTAGTTCCTTTAAAGTTATTCGCCACTAGTTGTGGCTGGACCTAGAGTCGTAGGCTTCCTCGGCCTTCCTATGGGTTGTGTTGGGAAACTTTAATGCCACTTTGTTGTCCAGTGAAAAAAAGGCACCGGGAACGTATAAACTCAATTATGCTGCTAAGTTTCACGCGATGGTCGATGTATATAGTCTGTTGCCAGTTCCTTCCCAAGGGAAGAAGTTTACCTGGACTAATAACCGAAGGAGGGGAAATGTGGAAGCTATTCTAGATCGAATGTTTTGTAATGAATAGTGGATGGATATTTTTAAGAATATTGTGCAACGTGTTTTAGTTTCCTCTATCTTAGATCATGCCCCTTTGCTTAATGTTTCTTATTCAGTGCAGAAACCTTTAAACATTCTTTTCCGATTCCATGGTTTCTGGATGGagcaaaataattttattaaagtGGTGGATGAGGTTTGGAGGGGCCAGGTTGATGGAAATCCTATTCAGGTTCTTGCTAAAAATTGAAAGGGGTTAAAATGATGCTGAGGTTCTGGGCCCGTGCTTCCTTCCCCAACTTGAATGAAGGAATGGTCAAAGCTGAGGGTGATTTAAAGTTCGTTCAAAACATAATTGAAGTGTCAATCTTGTCTGGCGATTTATTTGCTAAAGAGGTTGATGCAAAAATAGCTCTACTTATGGCTACTAAAATGCAGGAGAAGTTATGGGCTAAAAAGTGAAGCAGAGATGGATTAAAAATGGGGAGTGTAATTCTAAATTTTTTGACCTATCTGTGAAATTGAGAAGATCTAGAAATCAGATTTCATCCTTAAAAGGGAAGATGGTTCCTGGGTCATGAATCCATAGGGGGTAGCTGATTATATTTCATCTTATTTCAAAAAGTTCCATGAGGCATCAGAGACGACAGTTCATCATGAATTGTTTGATTGCATTCCAAATATGCTTTCGgcggatgatgttgtcaatttGGACTCGATCCCGAGCAGGGAGGAAATAAAGCAAGCTGTGTGGGATCTCGATCCAGAAAGCTCCCCTAGTCCTGATGGGTTCCCGGGAAAATTTTTTAGGAAGTGTTGGGAGGTTATAGATGTTGATTTCTGTAAGGCTatggtgtcttttttttttttttttttatggtgggCAGACTACCAAAAGGAGTGAATAATTGCTTTATCTCCCTAATTCTTGAAGTAGATGGGGCTGTTTCTTTAGATAACTTTCGACCAATATGCATGggaatttttttctataagGTGTTGTCCAAGATTATGTCTTCCAGGCTTATGGGGCTACTGTCCAAATTAATTTATGAGGAACAGAGAGTGTTTCAGAAGGGAAAATTTATTTCATCAAATATTAATTTAGCCTATGAGCTTGTCAATTTGATGCATTATGTGGTGAGGGGAGGAGGAATGGGTCTCAAGCTGGATGTGCAAAAAGCCTTCAACTCTTTATCTTGGGATTTCCTTTTCGAGACTCTAGGAAGGTTCGATTTTTGTAATAAGAGGATTTCCTGGATCCATAATCTTTTGCTTTTCTCTAGAGTCTCTGTTCTTGTTAATGGTGGCCCAATGAGTTTCTTTGAAGTTGGGAGAGGTCTGCGACAGGGAGACCCTATCTCCCTTATTCCATTCATCTTGGTTGAGGAGGTTTTATGTAGAGGCTTATAGGCCATGGTTCATGGAGGGCTAATAAAATCTCTTCTGGGTCCCAGAGGTGTGTttactcactctcatcttcttttttttgacgatatttttatctttatgaaTGCTTCTGCGAAATATATGAGGAATCTTCAGACTTTCTTGGTTAAATATCAGGCCTTCTTAGGTTAGAAATTTAACCTTGATATAAGCAGGCTTTTCTTTGGTAAGGTGGTCCCTTGCATGAAATAGTTTACCACTGAGTTTTTAGGGGTTCGTTCTGCCAAATTGCCAACTAAATATCTAGGAGTGGAGATATTCAAGGGAAGAGTTAAAAAGGACTATATTCTACCTTTATTAGATAAAATAAAGGGCAGATTATCAAGTTGGAATGGGAGACTCTTGTCTATGGCGGGTAGAGTGGGACTAGTCAGATCTGTGATCTCTAGCATTCCTATccataatttttccatttactGGTGACCTGAATATTCAATTAAGTTGGTGGAAAAATGGATGCATAATTTTATCTGGTCAAGTGATTTAGAAGTGGGGAAAAACATAGTGGTGAAATGGGATGATGTCTACAAGCCCAAGCGGGAGGGAGGATTGGAGATTAGAAGGCTAAGGGATGTGAATTTTACATGTTTATGCAAGCTTTCCTAGCAGATAAAGCATAAGGGATCTTGTACGAGTAAGTTTCTCTGAGCTCGCTTTCTTAAGGCTGATGGCTTGCTGAAATCAGGCCAGATCTCCTCCTCTATCTAGACAAGTCTTAAGAAGATTTGGAATTTTGTCTCATCCTAGGAACAATAGACAATAGGCAATGACCAAAACATTAGATTCTGGTCTGACTACTAGTTGGATAAGATGTCAATAGACAAGATGTTAAGTGAGGAGGAAAATTCTCTAGTATCTCTGAAAGCTAAGGTTGCCGATTTCATTTGCCTCAATAGATGGATTTTTTCAAGTGTTGATTCTGACGCTATGACTGAAATTTTTGAGATGACTAGAAGTATAGTTATTACCAATATGGAGGACGTTTGCCACTGAAGCCCCTCATCTTTAGGGATTTTCACAATCAAATCAGCTTAGGACATTGTGAGAAGTCAAGCCCTAAGGTGGGTTGGTTCTCCATTTTATGGTAATCTCACATTCAGCCTTGTCAAGTGACTTTTGGTTGGCATATATTTAAAAACAGACTTCCAACGGATGACTTGGTTCAGGCTCGAGGAATTGCCTTGACCTCTAGGTGTGATTTATGCGGCATGCAGATAGAGTCAAAAAATtatatcttcttctcttgtgaTTTCTTAAATATTTTGTGTTAAAAATTTTACAATTGTTTTTACTAAATAACTccatgtgaatgtgttagatcTTTCTTTTGATCCCTATTGTCTTTGTATGATTGAAGACACAAAGGGAAGTGCTTTTAAGGTTTTTATGTGCAACCAGACCATATTTATGAGGATGCTGGACTAAAACTATAGATGTTCATAGTTATgaattcccaaaaataaatgtATTAACCACTTGGTCTCTAATAAAAACCTGGTCTGATACCAAATGTTAGATCATGGGAGGAACCGTCGGTGGCCGGAGGGGCGGTGATCCCATTGGCTTTTGGACCACTATCATGGTCtcaatcaaaatttcaatcaaaattcTAAATTATCTAAATGAAAATCTTCAACTCCAAATCCAAAGGTAGAGAAAACttactctgataccaaatgttaGATCATGGGAGGAACCTAATGACCAAAATCAATTGTGGAATTAAATATTTTGGTTTACCTCCTCTTGGACCATAATAATCTATCATCGTTGGATATTAGTGAGatcctctttatttttctcctaCTCTTTAACAGATTTAGTGTGAGCAAACGTCTCACACTCTTAGTCAatctcttttctatttcttctctcaaGCCTTGTCTTCTCAATGGGACGAGACAAGATTGTGTTGAATGGAAAGAGAGACTAGAGTCCTTATTTATATTAACTATACCATCTCCACCTATTATGGTAGATAGCCAGTTACCTCTAATTAcatcatatttattttatttaatatttaattaagtatACTAATTATGACCTGTGTGGTAACATAAAGCTACATTAGCCaacatttatttaattaaatctgTTAATTATGACCTATGTGGCAATGTAAGGCCACATTAGCCAACACCTTCTTCATGATCTTCATAGGGATGAGTTGGGTGATTTCTTGATCAACAATCTCAGAATTTTCTCCATCGATACCAAGCTCCTTCAACACCTCAAGACTGCAAAGGAGTTGCAACTCTTTACGCACCTCGAGACCGTAAAGGCCATAAGATCTCCACCAACACAGTATTCTAATACCAACCATAAGTGGGTAGAAGTCTTGTACCTAAGAGTTGCAATAAATACTTAAACTGAAGAATTTAGCTGAAATTCCAACCAGAAAATAGATTATCAAGCATCTCATTCATGTCTATGATGAACTCTGTGTAAATGATATATAGAATTTTTAAGAATTCAAAGGATAATTTGCATTTATTAAGTGGTTCTAAAGCAAATCTGTATCCAAGTATATTATCTATGAGAACTCCAACTcctaaagaaggggaaatcatGAAAACAACTCTTATCTTTGTCTTTCTAGAACAAATTTCCAAACTATGAACTGTTGTTTTCCCCATTGCCCCTACATAATACTCCCCAGACTATTAGATTACTTGTCCACCTCCTCTACAGTTGATCATTCTCCCTCAAGGAATCTTTTGCCAGTGTTCTACACATGTTATGCATCTCTCTCCATTCAACCTTGCCAGGAGTTCCATGAACCTGAATATTCGTGGTTAAAGGAAACCACTTTATTCCTCTTCTAAGGAATACATCCAAGTGATGTCACAAGTTTTTAGTTTTTGACTCAAAGCAAATCTTTCCAAAACCAAAGTCATGGTTCATAGATTGGTTTTTTAAATCCAGAATTTTAAAGGAATCTATGGTGCCCCTCTAATTATCCAGTAATTAATATAAACAAGACAGCAAGTGTGCTTATCTGGTCTTCAATTTCTCAGGAAGTACTCCAAAACTATTAGAGAAGTTTTTTGAAAAAGAGCTTTTTCAATGGTTCAGAGTTTAGCCTAAACAAACTAGTAACACTCTCCCTCGGATTGCATTTTTCCTATTGTTCCAATACAAAATATGCAGATAGCCTAAACAATATCTGTATTAGCCTAAGACCAGTATTAACCAAGGTGAATCAGTCAGAAGGAGTTTGACCTTGTTAACTGCTATCAGATAACATCACCCTTGTCATCGTCCAACGTTCCAGCCAACCATTCTAGAATAAACCTCCCAATTGGAACACTGGTTTGCAAGCACATTCTGTTTTCTCATGTGTTCAGAATTACAATCTAAACACATGAGAAAACATCCATTTTGTCTATCTGTGTCTAGTCCTATACAGCATAAAATTCCAAGATCCATCGTAATCTACTATCCACAAATAAACATACATAAGAATAGAACACTTAGGGGTAGACAAAAAACAGAGCAGTGCAAAGTACAAAACCACAATTCAACCTGATGCCATATCCTAACCATGTTACAATTGGATCAGATGCATCAATTACTATTCACTACAAGTTAAAGATATTGTATTGGGATCaggttttaaaaattgattgATCGGATGGATCGGGAATGGATGGGTTCACATCAACATCGGCATTTAGTGATCTTGTCGATTTACACCGATTCACTCCGATTGATAATCAAGTGATTATGatttgttaatttttattttatttttggtatagACGATGTATCAATTACTATTCACTACAAGTTAAAGATATTGTATGATCATGTTTTAAAAACTGATTGATTGGCTGGATCCGGAATGGTTGGCTTCATATCAAAGTCGGCACTGAGTGATCTTGTTGATTTACACCAATTCACTCCGATTGATAATAGAAATCATCCCTGACCAAATTGGAACCCGATTCCAAGTTTTAAAGCTCTTATCTGCAGCTACAGGAAAGGAGCCTGACCGAATCGAATCTCAATTCCAAGTGTTAAAACCCTAATTGGGATGGTGGGGACAAGGATAGATCTGAACTCTCCATTGGTGTGCGACCCACATCTAACATGGGAACCCATACCCTATGGAGGGTCCAAATCTGTCCTCACCCGTCCAACGTGGGGAGTTGATCTGTATTGGAAATGAAAGAAAGGTTTTCAAGTAGGGATGTAAAGGGATCGGATACAGATTCGGATATAATTTGATTGGATATGGATATCCCTAAATGGATATGGATGTGGATCGAATTCGGATTTTCGACCATCTATTTACTCTCTGACTTGTATTATTTGGACATTCTTCCTCCAATGAATTCAATTTACTCTTAATCCATCCTTGTAAGTTGTCTTAGcttttttcctcattctctagaacgTGTTTAAAACTTCAAGAAATCTCAAAATTATTACTTGACTTTCTAATTTGATCTGATGATTATTTTCTGGATAATtcgaatttgaattcaaatactCTTTAACCGAATACATACACCCCTAGAGAAATACAGATGTGGATTCAAATTCGGATTTCAGCAACCAATGTACATCCCTATTTTCAATAAAGTTGTCCTTTCTTACTTGGCTGGTGTATATGCGCTGGGCTCAGCATTTATTATCTTTATAAGCCTTTCGCTGGACTTGGATAAGAAGTGGCAGCAAGCCAGCAGGTGGCCCAGCCCAACGCACGCAAAGCCCAGCTTGTTTAGAAGTTTCCAATGGTCCAGAAAGTAATAGAATGTTCAAGAAAATCCAGAGAAAGAAATCAAGGAAAGTACCAGATATAATCAATTCCTTTCCCAATAAGTCTTGAAAACTCAAagccaaacaaagaaaaacacgGGAAAGTACTAGAATCCTCCTTCCCCTGTTCTATAAAATACATGATTGCTGTCTCTCCTCTCCAACGTTAAGAAAGATTTCCAATTAGCTATCAGTCTTAAATTTCTCTGCAATTCAAtccaaagcaaaacaaagaaccACAGATAATGTCTCTCATTCCAAGCTTTCTTGGTAGTCGAGATCCCTTCGCAATGGATATCTGGAATCCATTTGATTTCAATAATTTTCCATTACCCACTTCCTTTTCTGTTCCACACCCTCAATTCTCCAACGAAACTGCTGCGATCGTGAATGCTCGAATCGATTGGAAGGAGACCCCAGAAGCCCACATCGTCAAAGCTGATCTTCCTGGGCTCAACAGGGAAGAAGTGAAGGTCGAGGTTGAAGAAGGTAGAGTCCTTAAGATCAGTGGCGAGAGAAacatagaaaaagaagagaaaaatgatcAGTGGCACCGAATGGAGCGGAGTAGCGGAAAGTTCCTTCGGCGGTTTAGGTTGCCTGAGGATGTGAAGATAAATCAGGTGAAAGCTGCTATGGAGAATGGAGTGCTTACTGTAACTGTTCCaaaagaagaagtgaagaagcCAGAGGTTAAGGCCATTGAAATCTCTGGCTAGACGACCTTGTTTTGTGACATCCTTTTGCTTTCAGGGCTCTAATAATTGATCTCTGATAAAATATGTTGAAGCTATGGTGAGATACTGagaattttccttttccctGTTCTACAGCTTCAATAAACGGAGCATgaattgaaaatatttaatGAAAGACACAAAGAATAgttttgtaattaaaaaaaaaaaaaaatgaatttgtaTGTTGGTGTGTGGGGTTACGCTCCAGCTCCTGTTGAACAGTTGAAGTGCGGTTCAcggtttttgtattttccacGAAGTGTGTTTAATAAAAgtatattatttaaaaaaaaaaaaagtaatttatAGTACCACCCCTAGAGAATCTCACTACTAGAGAGACATTCCTTGCATGATACCAAATCATACTCAGACACCCTTCTCTCGGTCACTCTTAAGTGAGGATTTAAAATGACGATTTCACCTTCTTGAGTAAAACACATGACCCTAAAGCTGAAAATGGTCGGAAAGGTGTATCTTCTTCATTGGGGTATGAACGATTCATAGACGATGATTAGATGATTGTGAGGTTTCCGGATCATTTCGGAAGCATTTGGATCACGATTCTGTTGGTTTTGAGAGAAGGAAGAATTTTGATCTTTATCGGGACTGCGGTGATAGGGGTATGTCACTTTCGTCGCCTAAGAATCcctaaggctctgtttggttgcaaggggaatgcaaattttttatgtaaagtggaatttttttctcaaaaaaaaaaaatttagatgtttgattgcaatgaaaatatattttacatgtgaaaaaaatttcacttaaccataaaatttccctttttatttttcccaaccaaaataggaagaaaaaaaaaaaaccctactcatgatctctctcccactctcacaattctcaccccgctcatgactctcaacgatgtctctctctctcacgcgacTTATTTGGATTTGTTTTGATCAAAAGACTTTGGGTTTGAGCCAGATAGAGCATTACTTACCTGTTGGGTTTGTTTAGACtaaaagacttttggaatgggcctttcagtcgttatcacttgtgatctattactgttttctttgtgatcaacttttatattattttatatatttatttatgctgcattcatttaatatatagaatgaaatggtttattttggttattgatagaacatagtatctgatgacatttgacttgatttggtacagaccttgaatgagctgattcacataaccaatataaattttgaggagttAGGTGGGTTCTGAATTGAAAAGTACTCTCCTCCcatctcttttgaggagtttggttggattattagttttttaaaattttacatatattttacatccaaccaaacaactatggtaaattaatttcacttcacttctgttgcaaccaaacgactcaaaaggaaaaaaaaaaatcacttcacttcacttcctatttctcttgcaaccaaatgcaACCTAAGGGATCTGTCACGGCAAGAAAAGAG
Coding sequences:
- the LOC122066348 gene encoding 18.1 kDa class I heat shock protein-like, whose amino-acid sequence is MSLIPSFLGSRDPFAMDIWNPFDFNNFPLPTSFSVPHPQFSNETAAIVNARIDWKETPEAHIVKADLPGLNREEVKVEVEEGRVLKISGERNIEKEEKNDQWHRMERSSGKFLRRFRLPEDVKINQVKAAMENGVLTVTVPKEEVKKPEVKAIEISG